A segment of the Streptomyces pactum genome:
GACGCGGACGCCGACCGGCACGGCATCGTCACCCCGGACGCCGGGCTGATGAACCCGAACCACTACCTCGCCACCGCCATCGCCTACCTCTACGCCCACCGCACCGACTGGCCCGCCGACGCCGGCGTGGGCAAGACACTGGTGTCCTCCGGCATGATCGACCGCGTCGCCGCGGACCTCGGCCGGCGGCTGGTCGAAGTACCCGTCGGCTTCAAGTGGTTCGTGGACGGACTGGCCGGCGGCACACTCGGCTTCGGTGGCGAGGAGTCCGCCGGGGCGTCCTTCCTGCGCCGGGACGGTTCGGCGTGGACGACGGACAAGGACGGCATCATCCTGGCGCTGCTCGCCTCCGAGATCACCGCCGTCACCGGCAAGACGCCCTCCGAGCACTACGCCGCCCTCACCGCCCGCTTCGGCGAACCCGCCTACGCCCGCATCGACGCCCCCGCGACCCGCGAGGAGAAGGCCCGCCTGGCCAAGCTGTCCCCGGCCCAGGTCGCCGCCGACACCCTCGCCGGGGAGCCGGTCACCGGCGTGCTCACCGAGGCGCCGGGCAACGGCGCGCCCATCGGCGGCATCAAGGTGACCACCGCGAACGCCTGGTTCGCGGCCCGCCCCTCCGGCACCGAGGACGTCTACAAGATCTACGGGGAGTCGTTCCTCGGCCCGGACCACCTCCGGCAGGTGCAGGACGAGGCCAAGCTCGTCGTCCTCGGCGCCCTGGGCGGCTGACGGCCGTACCGGGCCCCCGGCCGGTCGGCGACGACCGGCCCGGGGGAGCGCCGCGGCCAGCCGGCGGTGCTCCCGGTGCTCGGGGCCGTCCCGTGACCACCGCCCGAATCCGCCGAGTCGGGCTTGCGGGGGTCACGACCGGGCGCGATCGTCCCTCGGGTGGGAGCGCCGGGCCCACGCCGGTGTCCAGACCTCGGTGCCGAGGTGAGCGGACGGCCGGGAGGCGAGATAGGCACGCAGGGTGGCCAGCGCGGGGTGCGGGTTGTCGGCGTGCCAGAGCAGGGAGTGCGGGTAGACGGGCGTCGGGTCGCGCAGCGGGATGCGCCGCAGATCGTGGACGGCGGGCCAGACCAGAGGGGTCCGCTCGCTGAGGAAGGTCGCGATGGTCGAGGACTCGGCGATCGTGTCGAGGAGCCCCTCGACACCGAAGTTGGGGCCGATCGCGTCGATGGTGAGCCCGAACTCAACGGCGAGCGCGTCGTAGTAGGCCGACCACTCGGTGCCGGGGACGTTCCCGGGCATCCAGATGCGATGACCGCTGACCTGGGCCGGGGTCACCGCCGGGGACTTCGCGAACTCGTGGGCGGGCCCGACGAAGAGCTGGAGCGGCTCGTCGAAGACGGGCGTGGCCTCGACGCCGTCGGGGAGGGTGCTTCCCGGCATGGTGACGCAGCGGAAGGACGCGTCGATGGCCCCGGAGCGGATGGCGGTGGCGGCCGCGTCCGCGTTCGCTTCGAAGAGGATGACGACGTCGAGGTCGACCTCGGGACGGGCGCGGTGGAAGTCGCGCAGCACCCCGGCCATGGCGGACCGCCTGCCGATCACGTCGACCCGCAGTGGACGCCGCCCGGGCCGTACCGAGGCCGCGGCCCGCTCCGCGGCGTCGAGGAGGGCGCGCGCGTGCGGGAGGAAGGCCTGCCCGTCGACGGTGAGCCGGGCCCCGCGCGCGGTGCGGGTGAACAACGGCACACCGAGGTCCTTCTCCAGTGCGGCGATGCGTTTGGAGACGGCCTGCTGGGTGATCGCCAGCTCGTCGGCGGCGACCTGGAACTGCCCCGCCTCCGCGGCGGCCACGAAGGTGCGTACGGCGATGAGGTCCACGGCGGCCACCCTACGAGTACAACCGTTGGTTGTGGGAGAGGGGGGCGGAAGCTCTTGTGCGACCGCGGGCGGCCACGGCACCGGGATCCGGCAGACGCGGGAGCCGAAATCAGGTGCGCCGTCCGGGCGGCCGTGTCAGGCTCCGCCGGTGGACCGACAGAGGATCTCCGGACTCGCCACCACCCCACCGAGCCGGACGGCGCGCGGGCGCTCGAGGCGGCCACCACCCACCGCGACGAGTGGCTGCGGGTCCACCGCGACACGATGGGCTTCCTCTGCCTCGTCCTGCGTCCGACGGGCGGCTGGGTGGCACGAGCACGGAGTTCTGGTGATCGGACGGGCGTTCTCTGATGTTTCCCGGATTTTGGGGGTAGACGGGCTGGCGTAACGGTCAAGGCTCAGGAAGAGGGCGGATCGGATGGACGGGGCTGCCCACAGTGGGGACCGGCTGAGAAACGAGCTGGTCAGGGTTTCGGCGCAGTACGAGGGCAGGCCCGGTGACATCGCCCGGGGCCGTGAGCTGGCTCGGGGGTTCCTGGCGCGGGTGCGGGCGGCGCAGGGCCTCCCGGTGTCCGACCGCGCGACGGATGTGGTGCAACTGGTGGTCAGCGAACTGCTGACGAACGCCTGCAAATACGCGCCCGGCCCCTCATTGGTCGATCTCGAGCTGGCAGACGACCGGGTGGAGGTCACGGTGTGGGACAGCGATCCGGTGCTGCCGGTGGCCGAGACGGCGGACCCGGGCCGGGTCGGCCGGCACGGGCTGGAGATAGTCAGGGCCGTCTGCCAGAGCTTCGAGGTGCGCCGGGAGCCGGTCGGCAAGCGCATGAGGGCCGCGGTGAGGCTCGTCGACGCGTGAACGGCTCGGCGGCCGAACGCCGCTCACGTACGGCGGGCCCCGGTCCCGGGTCCGGAGCCGGGTCGGCGGCGGCCGGCGCCGGGGCACTCCGCCGGCCTCAGCTCCTCGCGGGCGGACCACCACCGCGCGCGGCCTCGGGCCGGGCCGGACGCCCGCCACGCGCGGAGCAGGACGCGACCGGTTCGCGGCCCGGAGCCGCGCTCAGGGCCGCACCGCTTCCGCGTCGATCACCTCGGCCGGCTTCGGCGGCCGGATGTCCAGCGGAGCGTCGAAGTCGGCGAAGGACGTGGCCGTGTCGTACTCGGCGTCCTTGTACACCGCCTTGAGCAGGTACGGCTTGCCCTCCGTGGCGACGTAGAAGGTGTACGTCCCGCCCTTGTCCCCCTCGTCGGTCACGGTCAGTTCGACCGCCTCCCGGTCACCGACGCGGGTGTTCTTCCCCTTCTTCGCCGTCCCGAAGGACTCGAAGGGACGCGTGCAGGACGAGAGCCCGTCACCGGGCTGTGCCGCGTCGGCGGGCTTCTTGATCCACAGCCGCTGCTCGCCGGTGACGTCGCCGGGTTTCCGGTTCTCCAGATAGGCGCGGTCGGGACGGACGTAGTCGGTCTCGCCTATCCGGATCTGCTCGAGGGTGCCGCCCCGGGAGAACGTGGTCTTCGCGGTGCACCGGCTGTCGAGGTCGGTCACGAGCCGGACGGTGACCGTGCCGCCCTTCGCCGCGGTGCTGGTGGAGTCGACCCGCACGGACTTCAGCGCCCGCATCGCGGCGTTGGCGTCCTCGAGCATGTCGTCGGCGGACTCGTGCCCGCCGGAGTCACCGCCGCCGCACCCCGCCACGAGAGCCCCGGCCAGCAGGCAGGTCAGCACGGCCGACGCCGTGGTGGTGGTCTTCGTCCGCACGCAACCCTCCAGGTACAAGATC
Coding sequences within it:
- a CDS encoding ATP-binding protein, with translation MDGAAHSGDRLRNELVRVSAQYEGRPGDIARGRELARGFLARVRAAQGLPVSDRATDVVQLVVSELLTNACKYAPGPSLVDLELADDRVEVTVWDSDPVLPVAETADPGRVGRHGLEIVRAVCQSFEVRREPVGKRMRAAVRLVDA
- a CDS encoding LysR family transcriptional regulator produces the protein MDLIAVRTFVAAAEAGQFQVAADELAITQQAVSKRIAALEKDLGVPLFTRTARGARLTVDGQAFLPHARALLDAAERAAASVRPGRRPLRVDVIGRRSAMAGVLRDFHRARPEVDLDVVILFEANADAAATAIRSGAIDASFRCVTMPGSTLPDGVEATPVFDEPLQLFVGPAHEFAKSPAVTPAQVSGHRIWMPGNVPGTEWSAYYDALAVEFGLTIDAIGPNFGVEGLLDTIAESSTIATFLSERTPLVWPAVHDLRRIPLRDPTPVYPHSLLWHADNPHPALATLRAYLASRPSAHLGTEVWTPAWARRSHPRDDRARS
- a CDS encoding LolA family protein; translated protein: MRTKTTTTASAVLTCLLAGALVAGCGGGDSGGHESADDMLEDANAAMRALKSVRVDSTSTAAKGGTVTVRLVTDLDSRCTAKTTFSRGGTLEQIRIGETDYVRPDRAYLENRKPGDVTGEQRLWIKKPADAAQPGDGLSSCTRPFESFGTAKKGKNTRVGDREAVELTVTDEGDKGGTYTFYVATEGKPYLLKAVYKDAEYDTATSFADFDAPLDIRPPKPAEVIDAEAVRP